DNA from Pelagibacterium nitratireducens:
AACGACCAAACAGGGAACTGTCCGACCATGGCCGGCCATTCACAGTTCAAGAACATCATGCACCGCAAGGGCCGTCAGGACGCGGTGCGCTCGAAAATCTTTTCCAAGCTGGCGCGTGAGATCACCGTCGCCGCAAAGTCGGGCATGCCCGATCCGGCGATGAACCCGCGTTTGCGCCTGGCGGTCAACAACGCCAAGGCCCAGTCCATGCCCAAGGACAATATCGAACGCGCCATCAAGAAGGCGCAGGGCGGAGACGGCGACAATTACGAAGAGGTCCGCTACGAGGGCTACGGCCCCGGCGGGGTTGCCGTTATCGTCGAAGCGCTCACCGACAACCGCAACCGCACGGCGTCGAACGTGCGCGCCATCTTTTCAAAGGCCGGCGGCGCAATGGGGGAATCCGGATCGGTCGCCTTCATGTTCGACCGGGTCGGGGAAATCTATTATCCCGCCAAGGCCGGTGATGCCGATACGGTCATGGAAGCGGCCATCGAGGCCGGGGCCGAGGACGTGCAGTCCGACGAAGAGGGCCACACGATCTATTGCGCCTTTGAAGATATCGGTGAGGTTTCCACAGCGCTCGAAGCGGCTCTGGGGGAGGCCGAAAGCGTCAAGGCCGTGTTCAAGCCGCAGACCAATACGCCGGTCGATGCCGACAAGGGTGCGAGCCTGATGCGCATGATCGACAATCTCGACGACGACGACGACGTCCAGAACGTCTATGCCAATTTCGAGATGAGCGACGAGGACATGGCCAAGCTTTCGGCCTGACCGGCGCAAATGCTGTATTGAGAGGCGGCCCTGACGGCCGCCTTTTTCATGCGATGCGTTTGACTTCCTGCCCGCGATAGACCAGCCCGGTCGGCTCTTTGATCGCCGTGGTCGCTGTGGGGCGGGGCAGCAGCACCACGAGGCTGACGCCGTTGCGTCCGGATTCCTTGACCTTGTAAAGCTGTTCGTCGGCGCTTTTGAAGATGACGCCAAAATCGACCGGTTCGGCGGCAACGGCGCCGCCTATGCTCACCGACAGGACGCAGGCCTTGGTGCCTGCCGCATCGAATTCGATCATCTGGACCGATTGGCGAATGGTCTCGGCGGTGCGCTGGGCCTGTTCGGCATTGGCCGCGGGAAGAAAGACGCCGAATTCCTCGCCGCCGAGCCGGCCGATGATATCGAGGGACCCGACCGAGGAGCGGATGGCGGCGACGATGAGCTTGAGCGCGGTATCTCCACTGGCATGGCCGTAACGGTCGTTGATCGATTTGAAGTGATCGGCGTCGATGACAAGCAGCGTGCCGCCGCCGGCCTGCTCGTCGGCCAGAGCAAGGCTGACCGCATCGACGAAGGCGCCATGATTGAGGCAATTGGTCAGGCTGTCGCGCGCCGCTGCCGCCTCGAGCCTGTCATAGGCCATCTGCAGTTCGAACTGACGGACAGACAGGTAGAA
Protein-coding regions in this window:
- a CDS encoding YebC/PmpR family DNA-binding transcriptional regulator; this translates as MAGHSQFKNIMHRKGRQDAVRSKIFSKLAREITVAAKSGMPDPAMNPRLRLAVNNAKAQSMPKDNIERAIKKAQGGDGDNYEEVRYEGYGPGGVAVIVEALTDNRNRTASNVRAIFSKAGGAMGESGSVAFMFDRVGEIYYPAKAGDADTVMEAAIEAGAEDVQSDEEGHTIYCAFEDIGEVSTALEAALGEAESVKAVFKPQTNTPVDADKGASLMRMIDNLDDDDDVQNVYANFEMSDEDMAKLSA
- a CDS encoding GGDEF domain-containing protein, translating into MAREFRLPRQAWAGIIGRTLGHMAVAVVISVVISYIILEVFSQGIGQIGLIVAIIAPLALGGPMVFYLSVRQFELQMAYDRLEAAAARDSLTNCLNHGAFVDAVSLALADEQAGGGTLLVIDADHFKSINDRYGHASGDTALKLIVAAIRSSVGSLDIIGRLGGEEFGVFLPAANAEQAQRTAETIRQSVQMIEFDAAGTKACVLSVSIGGAVAAEPVDFGVIFKSADEQLYKVKESGRNGVSLVVLLPRPTATTAIKEPTGLVYRGQEVKRIA